From the genome of Deltaproteobacteria bacterium:
AACCATCGGATGCAAGTAGTCCATGATGTGAAAGAGATGCCCTCTTTGATGGTTAAGGCCGATTTGGCGGTTGCCTCCGGGGGGGCCACCATGTACGAGCTAGTTTGTTTAGGAGTTCCTTCCGTGATTTTGGATCAATATGAACATCAAAACGAATTTGCCGGATCGCTTCACAAACAAGGTGCCGTGATTAATCTGGGGCTCGGACAAAAGGTGCCGGAAGAGGCGATCCGAGAAGCAGTTATTTCTCTGTTACAGAAAGATCGTCGCGAGATACTTTCATCGGCCGGTAAAAAACAGGTGGATGGAAAAGGGGCTGTTCGTGTGGCAAATCTTATTCGGGAGGCTCTCCATTGAAAGTGGTTTTTGTCGGCTGTGTTGAGTTTTCACGGTTTGCCCTGAAAGCCCTGATCGATGCCAAAGCTGATATCGTCGGTATTTTTACGATCGATGATAGTTTGAAAAAGGGAGTTTCTGATTTTGCCTGCTTTGATGATTTGATAAATGGACTGAACATTCCTATTTTTAAATTCCGCGACTTCAATTCCAAAGAATCATTACAAACTCTTGAAAATCTCAACCCGGATCTGATGTATGTTATCGGTTGGTCATGGTTGGTCAAAAAACAGTTGATGGATGTGCCGAAAAAAGGAGTGATTGGACTCCATCCCACCCTTTTGCCTAAAGGAAGAGGTCGAGCTCCTATTCCTTGGACGATATTGAATGGGTTAAAACAGAGTGGCGCCACGATTTTTTTTATCGCTGAACAAGCCGATGCCGGGGATATTCTGAAACAAGTTTCTTATCCGATCGATGAAGATGAAACGGCAACTACTCTCTATAAAAAAGTTTGTGAAGCAACATATCAATTGGTTTCTGAAACCTATCCAAAATTGATTGCCAATAGAGAAGAGAGATTAAAACAGGACGATTCTCTGGCTACACTCTGGATAAAGAGAAAGCCGTCGGATGGTTTGTTACACTGGTCCCATTCGACAAAAAATCTTTACACTTTAATCCGGGCAGTGACCCATCCCTACCCCGGAGCTTTTACTTTTCTTCGTGGGAAAAAAATGATCGTTTGGCAAGCAAAACCGACTCTTTGCCCTAAAGAATCTTTTGCCGGCTCTGTCGTTTCCGTTCAAAATGATGGTGTGGTGGTGACTACTGGAGATGGCG
Proteins encoded in this window:
- a CDS encoding methionyl-tRNA formyltransferase — protein: MKVVFVGCVEFSRFALKALIDAKADIVGIFTIDDSLKKGVSDFACFDDLINGLNIPIFKFRDFNSKESLQTLENLNPDLMYVIGWSWLVKKQLMDVPKKGVIGLHPTLLPKGRGRAPIPWTILNGLKQSGATIFFIAEQADAGDILKQVSYPIDEDETATTLYKKVCEATYQLVSETYPKLIANREERLKQDDSLATLWIKRKPSDGLLHWSHSTKNLYTLIRAVTHPYPGAFTFLRGKKMIVWQAKPTLCPKESFAGSVVSVQNDGVVVTTGDGALLLELVQWEGDSKKAASDVLKVGDVFDPLHRVKEIAEKVVQEAKTKRKISMFSVANTANLNNPPLLLCFRPFAKPIPRLRGM